One part of the Streptomyces sp. AM 2-1-1 genome encodes these proteins:
- a CDS encoding FAD-dependent monooxygenase produces the protein MSVPTVVVVGAGPTGLALACGLSMAGVSVRVIDRAERPSTTSRALGLQPRGSEVLDRLGAFDGLPERSIRVAEFVTHVKGKCLVRLKVGAHAKLTSHPVLVNSQAAVEARLRCRLSELGVEVEWRQELTGAVQDADGVTLHLNGGTVRTRWLVGCDGAHSRVRKLAGIEFAGALVADGFLLADVRASLPLPRDVVSAWLHDGGMFGVFPLPGRDVWRLVASAGSESAASPTARTVWEQALRDHAGVDVPEGWDALWSSSFRIHRRLATRYRCGRILLAGDSAHVHSPFGGQGMNTGLGDAENLAWKLALVASGRARDPLLDTYEAERRPAAREVVAATSGLTRLAAGNNFLVRAARERVLAPLLTLPRVQRLVWEKSSQLTTSYRNGPLGGRFRKLGPGAGPRAGDRVPDLPCTKEDGERTRLHHELGPQWAVVASDARGRVFVDIARRRLGDTAVTSLADPEGGRSTWLVRPDGHLGWSGTSPASLDTWLARTLG, from the coding sequence ATGTCTGTTCCGACAGTTGTGGTGGTCGGTGCGGGACCGACCGGGCTCGCTCTGGCGTGCGGCCTGTCCATGGCCGGGGTTTCGGTCAGGGTCATCGACAGGGCGGAGCGGCCTTCCACCACGTCGCGCGCGTTGGGCCTGCAGCCCAGAGGGTCGGAGGTGCTCGACCGGCTCGGCGCCTTCGACGGGCTGCCGGAGCGATCGATTCGGGTCGCGGAGTTCGTCACCCACGTCAAGGGGAAGTGCTTGGTCCGCCTGAAGGTCGGTGCACACGCGAAGTTGACGAGCCATCCCGTGCTGGTGAACTCGCAAGCGGCGGTGGAGGCGCGGCTCCGATGCCGCCTCAGCGAGTTGGGTGTCGAGGTGGAGTGGCGTCAGGAACTGACCGGAGCCGTTCAGGACGCGGACGGTGTGACCCTTCACCTCAACGGCGGGACCGTACGCACCAGGTGGCTCGTCGGCTGTGACGGGGCGCACAGCCGGGTGCGGAAGCTGGCGGGCATCGAGTTCGCCGGAGCTCTCGTGGCGGACGGTTTCCTCCTCGCGGATGTGCGGGCTTCGCTGCCACTGCCCCGGGACGTGGTGTCGGCGTGGTTGCACGACGGGGGAATGTTCGGGGTCTTCCCGCTGCCTGGACGCGACGTCTGGCGTCTGGTGGCCTCGGCGGGCAGCGAGAGCGCTGCGTCCCCGACAGCGAGGACGGTATGGGAACAAGCGCTGCGCGACCACGCGGGGGTGGATGTCCCCGAAGGATGGGACGCCTTGTGGTCTTCGTCGTTCCGTATCCATCGCCGCCTGGCCACGCGGTATCGGTGTGGCCGGATCCTCTTGGCGGGAGACTCCGCCCATGTGCACAGCCCGTTCGGCGGGCAAGGCATGAACACCGGGCTCGGCGATGCCGAGAACCTGGCCTGGAAACTGGCCCTGGTCGCCTCGGGCCGCGCACGGGACCCTCTGCTGGACACCTACGAGGCCGAGCGGCGTCCTGCGGCGCGCGAGGTGGTGGCGGCAACCAGCGGCCTCACGCGTCTGGCCGCCGGGAACAACTTCCTGGTTCGCGCCGCACGTGAGCGCGTCCTGGCTCCGCTGCTGACTCTTCCGAGAGTGCAGCGTCTGGTCTGGGAGAAGTCGTCCCAGCTCACGACCAGTTACCGAAACGGTCCGCTGGGCGGCCGCTTCCGGAAGCTGGGGCCGGGCGCCGGTCCGCGCGCCGGCGACCGGGTGCCTGACCTGCCCTGCACGAAGGAAGACGGCGAGCGGACCCGGCTGCACCACGAGCTCGGACCGCAGTGGGCAGTCGTTGCCTCCGATGCGCGCGGACGGGTGTTCGTGGACATCGCCCGCCGTCGTCTCGGGGACACCGCCGTAACCTCACTGGCGGATCCCGAGGGCGGGCGGTCGACTTGGCTGGTGCGTCCCGATGGCCACCTGGGGTGGTCCGGCACATCGCCGGCTTCCCTGGACACCTGGTTGGCGCGCACGCTGGGGTGA
- a CDS encoding metallophosphoesterase yields MPQNQGNLLAISDLHVAHEENRAIVAGLRPETENDWLLVAGDVGEMSEEIAWALRTLASHFAKVLWTPGNHELWTPPKDPLRLRGVERYDHLVELCRSLGIVTPEDPYPVWQGPDGPVTVAPLFLLYDYTFRTHAGLSREEALAAAHEAGVVCTDEYLLHPDPYDSRHAWCEARVRETEKRLDALDPATPLVLINHYPLVRTPMDVLHHPEFALWCGTERTADWPRRFPVAAMVYGHLHIPRSTVYDGVPFEEVSVGYPREWQRPGHPRTVPPRRIRPVLPAVRGV; encoded by the coding sequence GTGCCGCAGAATCAGGGCAACCTCCTGGCCATCAGCGACCTCCACGTCGCCCACGAGGAGAACCGCGCCATCGTCGCCGGTCTCCGGCCCGAGACGGAGAACGACTGGCTCCTGGTCGCCGGGGACGTCGGCGAGATGTCCGAGGAGATCGCCTGGGCACTGCGGACCCTCGCTTCTCACTTCGCCAAGGTCCTCTGGACGCCCGGCAACCACGAGCTGTGGACGCCCCCGAAGGACCCGCTGCGCCTGCGCGGGGTGGAACGCTACGACCATCTCGTCGAGCTCTGCCGCAGCCTGGGAATCGTCACCCCGGAGGACCCCTACCCGGTCTGGCAGGGGCCGGACGGCCCGGTGACCGTCGCCCCGCTCTTCCTGCTGTACGACTACACCTTCCGCACCCACGCCGGGCTCAGCCGTGAGGAGGCGCTGGCCGCGGCCCACGAGGCGGGCGTGGTCTGCACCGACGAGTACCTGCTCCACCCCGATCCGTACGACAGCCGGCACGCCTGGTGCGAGGCGCGGGTGCGCGAGACCGAGAAGCGCCTCGACGCGCTCGACCCGGCCACCCCGCTCGTCCTGATCAACCATTACCCGCTCGTCCGCACACCGATGGACGTCCTGCACCACCCCGAGTTCGCCCTGTGGTGCGGCACCGAACGGACGGCCGACTGGCCCCGCCGCTTCCCCGTCGCCGCGATGGTCTACGGACACCTGCACATCCCCCGGTCCACCGTCTACGACGGGGTCCCGTTCGAGGAGGTCTCCGTCGGCTACCCGCGCGAGTGGCAACGGCCCGGCCACCCCCGCACCGTGCCGCCCCGCCGCATCCGCCCCGTTCTCCCGGCGGTACGCGGGGTGTGA
- a CDS encoding M55 family metallopeptidase translates to MKILISADMEGATGVTWPGDVLPGTPQWERCRPMFTSDVNAAVLGFYDGGADEVLVNEAHWSMRNLLLERMDERVQMITGRHKTLSMVEGIQHGDVDAVAFVGYHTGAGTEGVLAHTFLANSITGVWLNGVRASEGLLNAHVAAEYGVPVVLVTGDDLTCVDADGYAPDARKVAVKDHVSRYAAVCRTPARTAADIRAAAAGAASLAVRYEPVVGGPFTVELEFDAEHLSAAATVVPGVAVTGERRVAYSSGTMYEGIRTFKAVTTIVSAAVEEQYG, encoded by the coding sequence ATGAAGATCCTCATCAGCGCCGACATGGAGGGCGCCACCGGTGTGACCTGGCCCGGTGACGTCCTGCCCGGCACCCCCCAGTGGGAGCGCTGCCGCCCCATGTTCACCTCGGACGTGAACGCCGCTGTCCTCGGTTTCTACGACGGGGGCGCCGACGAGGTCCTCGTCAACGAAGCGCACTGGAGCATGCGCAACCTCCTCCTGGAGCGGATGGACGAACGCGTCCAGATGATCACCGGCCGGCACAAGACCCTCTCCATGGTCGAGGGGATCCAGCACGGGGACGTCGACGCGGTCGCCTTCGTCGGCTACCACACGGGCGCCGGTACCGAGGGCGTCCTCGCCCACACGTTCCTGGCCAACTCCATCACCGGCGTCTGGCTGAACGGCGTCCGCGCCAGCGAGGGCCTGCTCAACGCGCACGTCGCCGCCGAGTACGGCGTACCCGTCGTGCTGGTCACCGGAGACGACCTGACCTGCGTGGACGCGGACGGCTACGCGCCGGACGCCCGCAAGGTGGCCGTCAAGGACCACGTCTCCCGGTACGCGGCGGTGTGCCGCACCCCCGCCCGTACGGCCGCCGACATCCGCGCCGCCGCCGCCGGTGCCGCCTCGCTCGCCGTCCGGTACGAGCCCGTCGTCGGCGGCCCCTTCACGGTGGAACTGGAGTTCGACGCCGAACACCTGTCCGCCGCCGCGACCGTCGTCCCGGGCGTGGCCGTGACCGGCGAACGGCGCGTCGCCTACAGCAGCGGGACGATGTACGAGGGAATTCGCACGTTCAAGGCGGTCACCACCATCGTGTCCGCCGCAGTGGAGGAACAGTATGGCTGA
- a CDS encoding VOC family protein, with translation MALHWKLVIDSRSAPALADFWAAALEYEVEDPSALVARLLAAGQLGEDAVTEHDGRRTFRGYAAIRHPEDPFDEVSGVGGGRRILFQEVPEEKAGKNRLHIDVHGEPGGLDRLVSRLKELGATPVREIDKGPAGHWWIMRDPEGNEFCAT, from the coding sequence ATGGCACTGCACTGGAAGCTCGTCATCGACAGCAGGAGTGCGCCGGCCCTCGCCGACTTCTGGGCCGCCGCGCTGGAGTACGAGGTGGAGGACCCGAGCGCCCTCGTCGCACGGCTGCTGGCCGCCGGTCAGCTGGGTGAGGACGCCGTCACCGAGCACGACGGGCGCAGAACCTTCCGCGGGTACGCGGCGATCCGCCACCCCGAGGACCCGTTCGACGAGGTGAGCGGCGTGGGCGGCGGGCGGCGGATCCTCTTCCAGGAGGTCCCCGAGGAGAAGGCCGGCAAGAACCGCCTGCACATCGACGTCCACGGCGAACCCGGCGGTCTCGACCGGCTGGTCAGCCGACTGAAGGAACTCGGTGCCACCCCGGTCCGCGAGATCGACAAGGGCCCGGCCGGACACTGGTGGATCATGCGCGACCCGGAGGGGAACGAGTTTTGCGCCACCTGA
- a CDS encoding LD-carboxypeptidase has protein sequence MTPSASPPPTGAGPVPLARAARLRPGARVAVVAPSGPVPAERLDAGLDVLRGWDLDPVVAPHARDVHPDLGYLAGRDEHRAQDLQNAWCDPSVDAVLCARGGYGAHRMVDLLDWTAIRAAGPKVFVGSSDTTVLHEAFALRAGFSTLLGPMVAAETFLKDPATQEALRATLFAPETVRTLGLETAASLVPGRARGVTYGGCVSLLAADLGTPAARTSARGGLLVVEDVTEDPYRIDGILTRLLRSGALEGIAGVVCGSWEGCGPYDRVRAVLADRLGTLGVPVVEELGFGHGPSTLTIPLGLPAVLDAPSDGRRATLTVDVPALI, from the coding sequence GTGACCCCGTCCGCGTCGCCGCCACCCACCGGCGCCGGACCGGTCCCGCTCGCCCGGGCCGCCCGGCTCCGGCCCGGCGCGCGGGTCGCCGTCGTCGCGCCCAGCGGGCCGGTGCCCGCCGAACGGCTGGACGCCGGGCTGGACGTCCTGCGCGGCTGGGACCTCGACCCCGTCGTCGCCCCGCACGCGCGCGACGTCCACCCCGACCTGGGCTACCTCGCCGGCAGGGACGAACACCGCGCCCAGGACCTCCAGAACGCCTGGTGCGACCCGTCCGTGGACGCGGTCCTCTGCGCCCGGGGCGGTTACGGCGCCCACCGCATGGTCGACCTGCTCGACTGGACGGCCATCCGGGCGGCCGGCCCCAAGGTGTTCGTCGGCTCCAGCGACACCACCGTGCTCCACGAGGCGTTCGCCCTGCGGGCGGGGTTCTCCACGCTGCTCGGCCCGATGGTGGCCGCCGAGACCTTCCTCAAGGACCCGGCCACCCAGGAGGCGCTGCGCGCCACCCTGTTCGCCCCCGAAACGGTCCGGACCCTGGGTCTGGAGACCGCGGCCTCCCTGGTGCCCGGCCGGGCCCGCGGCGTCACCTACGGCGGGTGCGTCAGCCTGCTCGCGGCCGACCTCGGCACCCCCGCCGCCCGCACCTCGGCCCGGGGCGGCCTCCTCGTCGTCGAGGACGTCACCGAGGACCCGTACCGGATCGACGGCATCCTCACCCGGCTCCTCCGCTCGGGTGCCCTGGAGGGGATCGCCGGAGTGGTCTGCGGTTCCTGGGAGGGCTGCGGGCCCTACGACCGGGTCCGCGCGGTCCTCGCCGACCGGCTCGGCACCCTCGGGGTGCCGGTCGTCGAGGAGTTGGGGTTCGGTCACGGGCCGAGCACCCTCACGATCCCGCTCGGGCTGCCCGCCGTGCTCGACGCGCCCTCGGACGGGCGACGGGCGACTCTCACCGTCGACGTGCCCGCGCTGATCTGA
- a CDS encoding magnesium and cobalt transport protein CorA, translating to MIRSIRRAMSRAVRRKVDLSHPARSPLGSSVVNCVSYEDGVRQPVTGSPAETLDRVRRAGRGFVWLGLHEPGQEEFARVAALFGLHPVAVENAVRGQQRPKVEPYGKGLFAVFRTCGYVHHEHFTATSDIVNTGDLMVFTGDDFVITVRHGSHGSLGPLRETLEADPDRLRRGPGAVLHAVADTVVDAYADVADAVQHDIDAVESAVFSVDAGRGEAGRIYQLKRELMEFRRAVVPLDRPMQTLATRPVPTVDAGTQPYFRDVAGRLARLNEQLVSFDSLLDTVLQAHLAQVTVGQNEDMRKITAWAAIVAVPTMVCGMYGMNFSHMPELRWTYGYPFALGLMALACYAIHRGFRRNGWL from the coding sequence ATGATCCGTTCCATCCGCCGGGCGATGAGCCGTGCGGTCCGCCGCAAGGTCGACCTGAGCCACCCGGCCCGCTCCCCGCTCGGCAGTTCGGTGGTGAACTGCGTCTCCTACGAGGACGGAGTGCGGCAGCCCGTGACCGGCTCCCCGGCGGAGACCCTCGACCGGGTCCGCCGCGCCGGGCGCGGCTTCGTCTGGCTCGGCCTCCACGAACCGGGGCAGGAGGAGTTCGCGCGGGTGGCCGCACTGTTCGGCCTCCACCCGGTGGCGGTCGAGAACGCGGTACGCGGGCAGCAGCGCCCGAAGGTGGAGCCGTACGGGAAAGGGCTGTTCGCGGTCTTCCGGACGTGCGGTTACGTCCACCACGAGCACTTCACCGCCACCAGTGACATCGTCAACACCGGGGACCTGATGGTCTTCACCGGGGACGATTTCGTGATCACGGTGCGGCACGGCAGTCACGGTTCGCTCGGCCCGCTGCGCGAGACCCTGGAGGCGGACCCGGACCGGCTGCGGCGGGGACCCGGCGCGGTGCTCCACGCTGTCGCGGACACCGTGGTCGATGCCTACGCGGACGTCGCCGACGCCGTGCAGCACGACATCGACGCGGTGGAGAGCGCCGTCTTCAGCGTGGACGCCGGACGCGGCGAGGCGGGCCGGATCTACCAGCTGAAGCGCGAACTGATGGAGTTCCGGCGGGCGGTCGTCCCGCTCGACCGGCCGATGCAGACCCTCGCCACCCGGCCCGTACCGACCGTGGACGCGGGGACCCAGCCGTACTTCCGCGACGTGGCGGGCCGACTGGCCCGGCTGAACGAGCAGTTGGTGTCCTTCGACTCCCTGCTCGACACGGTGCTCCAGGCCCATCTCGCGCAGGTGACGGTCGGGCAGAACGAGGACATGCGGAAGATCACCGCGTGGGCCGCGATCGTCGCCGTGCCGACGATGGTGTGCGGGATGTACGGGATGAACTTCTCGCACATGCCCGAACTCCGGTGGACCTACGGATACCCGTTCGCCCTGGGGCTGATGGCGCTGGCGTGCTACGCCATCCACCGGGGCTTCCGGCGCAACGGCTGGCTCTGA
- a CDS encoding M20/M25/M40 family metallo-hydrolase produces MAESPAPSFAVDQQALDESVTFTSELIRIDTTNSGDGSCQERPAAEYVAERLAATGLEPALLERTPGRTNVVARIEGTDPSAEALLVHGHLDVVPAEAADWSVHPFSGEVRDGVVWGRGAVDMKNMDAMVLAVVRGWARAGIRPRRDIVIAYTADEEASAADGSGFLVDAHADLFEGCTEGISESGAFTFHAGGGLSLYPIAAGERGTGWLKLTAHGRAGHGSKVNHDNAVTRLAAAVTRIGEYTWPVRLTPTVRAALTEISALHGLTVDVDAPGFDADELLGKLGPAAALIAPTLRNSSNPTQLDAGYKVNVIPGHATAVIDGRMVPGGEDEFHTTMDRLTGPGVDWEFLHREVPLTAPVDTPTFAQLRAAVELFDPGAHAVPYSMSGGSDAKQFSRLGITGYGFSPLKLPVGFDYQALFHGIDERVPVDALHYGVRVLDHYLRNA; encoded by the coding sequence ATGGCTGAGTCGCCCGCCCCGTCCTTCGCCGTGGACCAGCAGGCCCTCGACGAATCGGTGACGTTCACCTCGGAACTCATCCGGATCGACACCACCAACAGCGGTGACGGCAGCTGCCAGGAACGCCCGGCCGCCGAGTACGTCGCCGAGCGCCTCGCCGCGACCGGCCTGGAACCGGCGCTGCTGGAGCGCACCCCCGGCCGGACCAACGTGGTCGCCCGCATCGAGGGCACCGACCCGTCCGCCGAGGCCCTCCTCGTCCACGGCCACCTCGACGTGGTTCCCGCCGAGGCGGCCGACTGGTCCGTGCACCCCTTCTCCGGCGAGGTGCGCGACGGGGTCGTCTGGGGGCGCGGCGCCGTCGACATGAAGAACATGGACGCGATGGTGCTCGCGGTGGTCCGCGGCTGGGCCCGCGCCGGCATCCGCCCCCGCCGCGACATCGTGATCGCCTACACCGCCGACGAAGAGGCCAGCGCCGCCGACGGCTCGGGCTTCCTCGTCGACGCGCACGCGGACCTGTTCGAAGGCTGCACGGAGGGCATCAGTGAGTCCGGTGCCTTCACCTTCCACGCGGGCGGCGGCCTCTCCCTCTACCCGATCGCCGCCGGCGAGCGCGGTACGGGCTGGCTGAAGCTCACCGCGCACGGCAGGGCCGGCCACGGCTCCAAGGTCAACCACGACAACGCGGTGACCCGGCTGGCCGCCGCCGTCACCCGGATCGGCGAGTACACCTGGCCGGTCCGGCTGACCCCGACCGTGCGCGCCGCGCTCACCGAGATCTCCGCACTGCACGGCCTCACCGTCGACGTCGACGCCCCCGGCTTCGACGCCGACGAACTCCTCGGCAAGCTCGGTCCGGCCGCCGCCCTGATCGCACCCACCCTCCGCAACAGCAGCAACCCGACGCAGCTGGACGCCGGATACAAGGTCAACGTCATCCCCGGCCACGCGACCGCCGTCATCGACGGACGGATGGTCCCCGGCGGCGAGGACGAGTTCCACACCACCATGGACCGGCTCACCGGACCGGGCGTCGACTGGGAGTTCCTCCACCGCGAGGTGCCGCTGACCGCACCCGTGGACACCCCGACCTTCGCGCAGTTGCGCGCCGCCGTGGAACTGTTCGACCCCGGCGCGCACGCCGTCCCGTACTCCATGTCGGGCGGCTCGGACGCGAAGCAGTTCTCGCGCCTCGGCATCACCGGATACGGCTTCTCACCGCTCAAGCTCCCGGTCGGATTCGACTACCAGGCGCTCTTCCACGGCATCGACGAACGCGTCCCCGTGGACGCCCTGCACTACGGCGTCCGCGTCCTCGACCACTACCTGCGCAACGCCTGA
- a CDS encoding M64 family metallopeptidase produces the protein MHPRPVSTAITAALLLAVTLSATAGTAAADTAPLGAAPTGGTTVRAEYFPDPRGEGRRVEVPATSPYAASTPVVASSTARSAGAVPAEDGAVTVLSQTGPSADRMDVTIIGDGYTAAEQVDFLADARARWAEVSAVEPYRSYAGLFNVWAVGAVSAESGISGDPSADVVKNTALGSYFWCSSTERLICVDLDKVRTYAAKAPAADLVVVVSNSTKYGGAGYSELGSDYSFAGVSTLSSDNSRSSLIAAHEIGHSIGLLADEYTYDSYGTYTGTEPVEPNSTVRTATQLTTSRAKWYRWLGESDPSGGTVGTYVGSSYYPKGVYRPTADSLMRSLSTDTFNLPGREAMISGFYRYASSLTKVTTAATVARGQQVTASVATLATGLSRLDLRWYVDGTEARQARGLRTVVPRALGVPADGRAHTLVARVTDTTDSLRDPEAKAAATDSVTWSVVR, from the coding sequence GTGCACCCACGCCCTGTCAGCACCGCCATCACGGCCGCACTGCTGCTCGCCGTCACGCTCTCCGCCACGGCCGGCACGGCCGCGGCGGACACCGCTCCCCTCGGCGCCGCCCCGACGGGCGGCACCACAGTCCGGGCCGAGTACTTCCCCGACCCGCGGGGCGAGGGCCGCCGTGTGGAGGTGCCCGCGACCTCGCCGTACGCGGCGTCCACGCCGGTGGTGGCCTCCTCCACAGCGCGCTCCGCCGGTGCCGTCCCGGCCGAGGACGGCGCGGTCACCGTGCTGTCGCAGACGGGTCCGAGCGCCGACCGCATGGACGTGACGATCATCGGCGACGGCTACACCGCGGCGGAGCAGGTGGATTTCCTCGCCGACGCCCGCGCCCGGTGGGCGGAGGTCAGCGCCGTCGAGCCCTACCGCAGCTATGCGGGCCTCTTCAACGTGTGGGCGGTCGGAGCCGTTTCGGCCGAGTCGGGCATCTCCGGCGACCCCTCGGCGGACGTCGTCAAGAACACGGCGCTGGGCTCGTACTTCTGGTGCTCCAGCACCGAGCGCCTCATCTGTGTGGACCTCGACAAGGTCAGGACGTACGCCGCCAAGGCCCCCGCCGCCGACCTCGTCGTCGTGGTCTCCAACTCCACGAAGTACGGCGGCGCGGGCTACTCGGAGCTGGGTTCGGACTACTCCTTCGCCGGGGTCTCCACCCTCTCGTCCGACAACAGCCGGTCCAGCCTGATCGCCGCGCACGAGATAGGCCACTCGATCGGCCTCCTCGCCGACGAGTACACGTACGACTCCTACGGCACCTACACCGGAACGGAACCGGTCGAGCCCAACTCCACGGTCCGGACGGCCACCCAGCTGACGACCTCCCGGGCGAAGTGGTACCGCTGGCTCGGCGAGTCGGACCCCTCGGGCGGCACCGTCGGTACGTACGTGGGCAGTTCCTACTACCCGAAGGGCGTCTACCGGCCGACCGCGGACTCCCTGATGCGCTCGCTCTCCACCGACACGTTCAACCTCCCGGGCCGGGAAGCCATGATCAGCGGTTTCTACCGGTACGCGTCCTCGCTCACCAAGGTCACCACCGCCGCCACGGTCGCCCGCGGCCAGCAGGTGACCGCGAGCGTCGCCACCCTGGCGACCGGCCTCTCCCGGCTCGACTTGCGCTGGTACGTCGACGGGACCGAGGCACGGCAGGCCCGCGGTCTGCGGACGGTGGTGCCCCGGGCGCTCGGTGTCCCCGCGGACGGACGCGCGCACACCCTCGTCGCGCGTGTCACGGACACGACGGACTCGCTCCGCGACCCGGAGGCGAAGGCCGCCGCGACCGACTCGGTGACCTGGTCGGTGGTCCGCTGA
- a CDS encoding prolyl oligopeptidase family serine peptidase, with amino-acid sequence MASSLPSTSATPVPAPYGSWPSPVDAALAASHDGRPEYVGTVGDEVWWTEPRPAEGGRRALVRRSAEGEITTVLPAPWNARSRVVEYGGQPWAGVARDGGGPLVVFVHFDDQRLYAYAPDGPDAPWPLTPLSAVGGGLRWADPRIHPDRGEVWCVLEEFTGEGPADVRRVVAAVPLDGSAATDRAAVRELSDDRHRFVTGPRLSHDGQRAAWIAWDHPRMPWDGTVVMLAEVTHEGAFTGVRPLVGGVDESVCQVEWDRDGSLLFVSDVDDWWQVRRVRPDAVAEGSAPAVPLCPGRDEEFGGPLWKIGLRWFQQLDNGLIAVLHGRGTTRLGVLDPESGELVDAAGPWTAWAETLAVQGDRVIGVAASPYTGYEVVELDTATGRARTIGAPHTDPVDPAYYPRPEERTFTGPRGRDVHALVHPPRNPGHTGPEGELPPYVVWAHGGPTSRVPLALDLEVAYFTSRGIGVVEVNYGGSTGYGRAYRERLREQWGVVDVEDCAAVAEALAAEGSADRERLAIRGGSAGGWTTAASLTGTDLYACGAISYPILDLTGWAAGETHDFESQYLESLVGPLAEVPDRYRDRSPLTRADRLRVPFLLLQGLDDVICPPVQCERFLAAIEGRGIPHAYLAFAGESHGFRLMSTLIRSLEAELSLYAQTFGIDGVDVPVLELTR; translated from the coding sequence ATGGCGTCCAGCCTGCCCAGCACGTCCGCGACCCCGGTCCCGGCCCCCTACGGGTCCTGGCCCTCACCCGTCGACGCGGCGCTCGCCGCCTCGCACGACGGCCGCCCGGAGTACGTCGGCACCGTCGGCGACGAGGTCTGGTGGACGGAGCCCCGCCCCGCCGAGGGAGGCCGGCGCGCCCTGGTGCGACGGAGCGCGGAGGGGGAGATCACCACCGTGCTCCCCGCCCCGTGGAACGCCCGCAGCCGGGTCGTCGAGTACGGCGGACAGCCGTGGGCCGGGGTCGCCCGCGACGGCGGGGGCCCGCTCGTCGTCTTCGTCCACTTCGACGACCAGCGGCTCTACGCGTACGCCCCGGACGGGCCCGACGCCCCGTGGCCGCTCACCCCGCTCTCCGCCGTCGGCGGCGGGCTGCGCTGGGCGGACCCGCGGATCCACCCGGACCGGGGCGAGGTCTGGTGCGTCCTGGAGGAGTTCACCGGTGAGGGCCCCGCCGACGTACGCCGGGTGGTGGCGGCGGTACCGCTGGACGGTTCCGCCGCCACCGACCGCGCCGCCGTACGTGAACTCTCCGACGACCGCCACCGCTTCGTCACCGGGCCCCGCCTCTCGCACGACGGACAACGGGCCGCCTGGATCGCCTGGGACCACCCCCGGATGCCGTGGGACGGCACCGTGGTGATGCTCGCCGAGGTCACCCACGAGGGCGCCTTCACCGGGGTACGGCCCCTCGTCGGCGGTGTGGACGAGTCGGTCTGCCAGGTCGAGTGGGACCGCGACGGTTCCCTGCTCTTCGTCTCCGACGTCGACGACTGGTGGCAGGTGCGGCGCGTCCGGCCCGACGCCGTCGCGGAGGGCTCCGCACCGGCGGTTCCCCTCTGCCCGGGCCGGGACGAGGAGTTCGGCGGGCCCCTCTGGAAGATCGGCCTGCGCTGGTTCCAGCAGCTCGACAACGGTCTGATCGCCGTCCTGCACGGCAGGGGTACCACCCGCCTCGGCGTGCTCGACCCGGAGAGCGGCGAACTCGTCGACGCCGCCGGACCCTGGACCGCCTGGGCCGAGACCCTGGCCGTCCAGGGCGACCGCGTCATCGGCGTGGCCGCGAGCCCGTACACCGGCTACGAGGTCGTCGAACTCGACACCGCCACCGGCCGTGCCCGGACCATCGGCGCACCGCACACCGACCCCGTCGACCCGGCGTACTACCCGCGGCCGGAGGAACGCACTTTCACCGGGCCGCGGGGCCGCGACGTGCACGCCCTGGTCCACCCGCCCCGCAACCCCGGCCACACCGGCCCCGAGGGCGAACTGCCGCCGTACGTCGTCTGGGCGCACGGCGGACCCACCAGCCGCGTCCCGCTCGCCCTCGACCTCGAGGTCGCCTACTTCACCTCGCGCGGAATCGGCGTGGTCGAGGTCAACTACGGCGGATCGACCGGCTACGGACGCGCCTACCGCGAACGTCTGCGCGAACAGTGGGGAGTCGTCGACGTCGAGGACTGCGCCGCCGTCGCCGAGGCCCTGGCCGCCGAGGGCTCGGCCGACCGCGAGCGGCTGGCGATCCGGGGCGGCAGCGCCGGAGGCTGGACCACCGCCGCCTCCCTGACCGGCACCGACCTCTACGCCTGCGGGGCCATCAGCTACCCCATCCTCGACCTCACCGGCTGGGCGGCCGGCGAGACCCACGACTTCGAATCGCAGTACCTGGAGTCGCTGGTCGGCCCGCTCGCCGAGGTCCCCGACCGCTACCGCGACCGGTCGCCCCTCACCCGCGCCGACCGGCTCCGCGTGCCGTTCCTGCTGCTCCAAGGGCTGGACGACGTGATCTGCCCGCCCGTCCAGTGCGAACGGTTCCTCGCCGCGATCGAAGGCCGCGGCATCCCGCACGCCTACCTCGCCTTCGCGGGAGAGAGCCACGGATTCCGCCTGATGAGCACGCTGATCCGCTCCCTGGAAGCCGAACTCTCCCTCTACGCACAGACCTTCGGCATCGACGGAGTCGACGTACCGGTGCTGGAGCTGACCCGGTGA